One part of the Enterococcus sp. DIV1094 genome encodes these proteins:
- the proB gene encoding glutamate 5-kinase, which produces MRKEVKEAKRIIIKVGTSTLIYPNGNINLAAIDQLAFVLSDLHNQGKEIVLVSSGAVGVGMHKMNLAKRPATIPEQQAIAAIGQAELMNIYNQRFSVYSQQTAQILVTRDVIDYPESRKNVVNTLEQLLAMGTIPIVNENDTVAVDELDHSTKFGDNDQLSAIVTKLIAADLLIVLSDIDGFYSDNPSINPQAEMYQTVTAIDDELMAQAGGAGSTYGTGGMASKLKAALRIFEANSTMILANGKNPAIIFDILAGKEIGTLFKEGYHD; this is translated from the coding sequence ATGCGAAAAGAAGTAAAAGAAGCAAAAAGAATCATCATCAAAGTAGGAACAAGTACATTGATCTATCCGAATGGCAATATCAATTTGGCAGCGATCGACCAATTAGCTTTTGTTCTTTCTGATCTTCATAATCAAGGCAAAGAAATCGTATTAGTCTCTTCTGGTGCAGTCGGCGTCGGTATGCATAAAATGAACCTAGCCAAACGCCCAGCTACGATCCCAGAGCAACAGGCGATTGCCGCAATCGGACAAGCTGAATTGATGAACATCTACAATCAACGATTCAGTGTCTATAGCCAACAAACTGCGCAAATACTAGTCACTCGAGATGTCATTGATTATCCTGAAAGCCGTAAAAATGTTGTCAATACGTTAGAACAGCTATTAGCGATGGGAACCATTCCTATCGTCAATGAAAATGATACTGTCGCAGTCGATGAATTAGATCATTCTACCAAATTTGGTGACAACGATCAGCTATCTGCGATCGTTACCAAGCTGATCGCCGCCGACCTCCTCATTGTTCTTTCGGATATCGACGGTTTCTATTCAGATAATCCATCCATCAATCCTCAGGCTGAAATGTATCAAACAGTCACTGCTATTGACGATGAGCTGATGGCACAAGCAGGTGGCGCCGGCAGTACGTATGGCACTGGCGGTATGGCAAGTAAATTAAAAGCTGCTTTAAGGATCTTTGAAGCAAATAGCACGATGATCTTAGCAAATGGAAAAAATCCGGCAATCATCTTTGATATTTTAGCTGGAAAAGAAATTGGCACATTATTTAAGGAGGGCTATCATGACTGA
- a CDS encoding dUTP diphosphatase — MNKRGFEVITRYQDQQIQLPQRATHHAAGYDFEAAEDVVIPSVWKAGFKQGLTAVSDALMPDMSAEEKKIKPVLVPTGIKAYMGEDEFLQLANRSSNPLKRFLILTNGIGVIDSDYYNNEANEGHIMFQFTNFGFKDVVIKKGERIGQGIFLPFLKADQDQTAKARQGGFGSSNE, encoded by the coding sequence GTGAATAAAAGAGGTTTTGAAGTAATTACACGTTATCAGGATCAACAGATCCAATTGCCACAAAGAGCGACCCACCATGCGGCCGGTTATGACTTTGAAGCAGCAGAAGATGTGGTGATTCCAAGTGTTTGGAAAGCTGGATTTAAGCAAGGACTTACAGCGGTCTCAGATGCGCTTATGCCTGATATGTCAGCAGAGGAAAAGAAGATCAAACCGGTCTTAGTACCTACAGGAATCAAAGCGTATATGGGTGAAGATGAGTTCTTACAACTAGCCAATCGCTCAAGCAATCCATTAAAACGTTTTTTGATTTTGACGAATGGTATCGGCGTGATCGACAGTGATTATTATAATAATGAAGCAAATGAAGGACACATCATGTTCCAATTCACGAATTTCGGCTTCAAAGATGTAGTGATCAAAAAAGGGGAACGAATCGGTCAAGGCATTTTCTTGCCGTTCCTAAAAGCGGATCAAGATCAAACAGCTAAAGCC
- a CDS encoding DUF2798 domain-containing protein: MPTNKKEGIIFTTLMCFLMVLGMSIYNLWLHNALHLSNLFIGLIPGFIVAFILDVFIVGVIAKKIAFNLPINKQNKMQMILTISCLMVLGMVTCMSLFGIVIEQGIPEQFLSVYLTAWKMNLIMALPLQLLFVGPISRTVLATIQK; this comes from the coding sequence GTGCCAACAAATAAAAAAGAAGGAATTATATTTACAACGCTGATGTGTTTTTTGATGGTTTTAGGAATGAGTATTTATAACCTCTGGCTACATAATGCATTGCATCTATCAAATCTATTCATAGGACTTATCCCAGGATTTATTGTGGCGTTTATCTTAGATGTTTTTATTGTAGGTGTTATAGCGAAAAAGATTGCGTTTAATCTACCTATAAATAAGCAAAATAAAATGCAAATGATCCTTACGATTTCTTGTCTGATGGTTTTGGGAATGGTGACGTGCATGTCATTGTTCGGTATCGTGATTGAACAAGGGATTCCAGAACAATTTCTTTCCGTGTATCTTACAGCTTGGAAGATGAACTTGATCATGGCGTTGCCGTTACAATTATTGTTTGTCGGCCCCATCTCACGGACCGTTTTGGCGACGATCCAAAAATAA
- a CDS encoding glutamate-5-semialdehyde dehydrogenase, which translates to MTDLIQLGEQAKKGARGLALMPTKQKNDLLLQMAQMIKRNQLAILEANQKDLDQATENNISETMQDRLRLTPERIHTMAEEIIKVAQLDDPIGKVDHMWQNEDGLLIGKKRVPLGVIGMIYESRPNVTTDAASLAFKSGNAVILRGGKEAFHSNQLLVELLQETLTNAGVSPYAIQFVDDTSHETAAELMRLTDYLDVLIPRGGASLIKRVKEQATVPIIETGTGNNHIYIDKEAQLAMAVDIIVNAKTSRPSVCNAAETLLIHSEIAPFFLPSIEQALVEHGVSLHADARALDYLETATLADETDWDIEYLDYILAVKIVDSLDEAIDHINQHNTKHSEAIVTDSYSASQRFLNEVDAAAVYVNASTRFTDGSVFGFGAEIGISTQKLHARGPMGLNELTTTKYIIYGDGQIRE; encoded by the coding sequence ATGACTGATCTTATCCAACTTGGTGAACAGGCAAAAAAAGGCGCACGAGGCCTAGCGTTGATGCCTACAAAACAAAAAAATGACTTATTATTGCAAATGGCGCAAATGATCAAGAGAAATCAACTTGCCATTCTTGAAGCAAATCAAAAAGACTTAGATCAAGCAACAGAAAATAATATCAGCGAAACGATGCAAGATCGCTTACGATTGACACCAGAACGTATCCATACTATGGCTGAAGAAATCATTAAAGTTGCACAATTAGACGATCCTATCGGAAAAGTCGATCATATGTGGCAAAACGAGGACGGTTTATTGATTGGCAAGAAACGTGTCCCATTAGGTGTCATCGGTATGATCTACGAATCACGCCCGAATGTGACAACGGATGCTGCTAGTTTGGCATTCAAATCAGGGAATGCCGTGATTTTACGCGGAGGAAAAGAAGCTTTCCATTCCAATCAATTGTTGGTTGAATTGCTTCAAGAAACATTGACGAATGCTGGAGTATCGCCTTATGCGATCCAATTTGTGGATGATACCTCGCACGAAACCGCTGCGGAATTGATGCGTCTAACTGATTATTTAGATGTTTTGATCCCACGAGGCGGCGCTTCGTTGATCAAACGTGTGAAAGAACAAGCGACCGTACCGATCATTGAAACAGGAACAGGCAACAACCATATCTATATCGATAAAGAAGCACAATTAGCCATGGCTGTCGATATCATCGTGAACGCAAAAACATCTCGACCTTCTGTCTGTAATGCTGCTGAGACTTTACTGATCCACTCAGAGATCGCGCCGTTCTTCTTGCCATCGATCGAGCAAGCACTGGTTGAACATGGTGTTTCACTCCATGCAGATGCGCGTGCATTGGATTATTTAGAAACAGCCACGTTAGCAGACGAAACCGATTGGGATATAGAATACTTGGATTATATTTTAGCAGTCAAGATCGTTGATTCATTAGATGAGGCAATCGATCACATCAATCAACACAATACCAAGCATTCAGAAGCCATCGTCACAGACAGTTACTCTGCAAGTCAACGCTTTTTAAATGAAGTCGACGCAGCAGCTGTTTACGTCAATGCTTCGACTCGTTTTACAGATGGTTCAGTCTTTGGGTTCGGTGCAGAAATCGGCATTTCCACCCAAAAACTCCATGCTAGAGGCCCAATGGGTTTGAATGAATTAACGACGACAAAATATATCATCTACGGAGACGGACAAATTCGTGAATAA